One Porphyromonas pogonae genomic region harbors:
- a CDS encoding Do family serine endopeptidase: MNKIWKNMATSLLIVAISAGTAAGTVSLLKTSSISRNLSTTQVSTARSPEYDNTYGFRNTSLTADQGVKSMGNAPDLTPAAERAVQAVVHIKVQGEREVRGGYIDPLEFFFGGRESSRMPQKQEVVGFGSGVIISDDGYIITNSHVVADSKNINVTLNDNRSFKAKLIGTDPSTDIALIKIEGKNFPTLPFGDADKLRLGEWVLAVGNPFNLTSTVTSGIVSAKSRATAERDPKGGLKVESYIQTDAAVNRGNSGGALVNAAGELVGINSMIFSETGNFTGYSFAVPINIAAKVVADIKNYGSVQRAMLGITGGDVTNELVTSKKLSVNSGFYVADFSEISAAVAAGIEKGDVITAINKNPIRNFGELQGYTNRFRPGDVIQVTVNRKGKELTLPVKLKNQDGGASISKSSGLGILGGTFKALERNQMRSYGISYGLEVSKLNSGKLKAAGIKDGFVILSANDYPLRSVSDLENIIRKIMSAPKDNRGLFLKGFYPDGQIRYYAIDLGQ; encoded by the coding sequence ATGAATAAAATATGGAAGAATATGGCTACTTCGCTTCTCATTGTAGCCATCAGTGCAGGTACTGCTGCCGGAACGGTTTCATTATTAAAAACCTCATCAATCAGCAGGAATTTATCTACAACGCAAGTATCAACTGCAAGATCACCCGAGTATGACAACACCTATGGCTTTAGGAACACATCCCTTACAGCCGACCAAGGTGTAAAGAGTATGGGCAACGCCCCTGATCTTACACCTGCGGCAGAAAGAGCAGTGCAAGCTGTAGTCCACATCAAAGTGCAAGGAGAAAGAGAGGTCAGAGGGGGCTATATAGATCCGCTGGAATTCTTTTTCGGGGGACGAGAAAGTTCTCGTATGCCTCAGAAACAAGAAGTAGTTGGTTTCGGATCAGGTGTCATTATCAGTGATGACGGCTATATCATTACCAATAGTCATGTTGTTGCAGATAGTAAAAACATAAATGTTACACTTAATGACAACAGAAGCTTCAAAGCAAAACTGATAGGAACAGACCCAAGTACGGATATTGCTTTGATCAAAATAGAAGGAAAAAACTTCCCCACGCTACCTTTCGGAGATGCAGATAAACTACGCTTAGGTGAGTGGGTATTGGCTGTAGGTAATCCCTTCAACCTCACCTCTACTGTAACTTCGGGTATTGTGAGTGCTAAATCAAGAGCGACAGCCGAAAGAGATCCTAAAGGCGGTCTTAAAGTAGAGTCTTATATCCAAACAGATGCTGCCGTAAACCGAGGGAATAGCGGAGGAGCTCTGGTAAACGCTGCGGGTGAACTCGTAGGCATCAATTCTATGATTTTCTCGGAAACAGGTAATTTTACAGGTTATTCATTTGCTGTCCCCATCAATATAGCGGCCAAAGTGGTGGCAGACATCAAGAACTACGGCAGTGTACAGCGCGCTATGCTGGGAATAACGGGCGGAGACGTAACTAATGAATTGGTTACATCTAAGAAATTGTCTGTAAATTCAGGTTTCTACGTAGCTGATTTCTCCGAGATCAGTGCAGCTGTAGCAGCAGGTATAGAGAAAGGGGATGTTATCACGGCTATCAATAAAAACCCTATCAGAAACTTTGGAGAGTTGCAGGGGTATACAAATCGTTTCAGACCAGGAGATGTAATACAAGTAACAGTAAACAGAAAAGGCAAAGAACTCACTTTGCCTGTAAAACTCAAAAATCAGGACGGAGGAGCATCAATAAGCAAAAGCTCCGGACTGGGGATTTTAGGCGGTACATTCAAAGCTCTTGAAAGAAATCAAATGAGATCTTACGGCATATCATATGGGTTAGAAGTATCCAAACTCAACTCAGGTAAGCTCAAAGCCGCAGGTATCAAAGATGGCTTTGTAATACTTAGCGCTAATGACTATCCCTTGCGTAGTGTAAGTGACCTCGAAAACATTATAAGAAAAATAATGAGTGCTCCCAAAGACAATAGAGGATTATTCCTCAAAGGGTTTTACCCTGACGGACAGATTAGATATTATGCCATTGATCTGGGGCAATAA
- the feoB gene encoding ferrous iron transport protein B, translating to MKLSELKTGEKAVIEKVGGKGLFRKRILEMGFVQGKEVSVIQSAPLKDPIYYRILDYNVSLRREDAALIEVRKIEDTAKDSHTHLPSPSSYATEESSPVLSDLEFLSSHHSSRTKGTIRVALIGNPNCGKTSLFNQASGAHEHVGNYSGVTVEAKSGYINHAGYRIELIDLPGTYSLSPYSPEELYIRDYLSAETRPDIVLNVVDTCNLERNLYLTMQVKEMGLPMVMALNMFDEFSKRKERFDYPALAQLLGIPMIPTVCRNGLGLQALFNEVIDVYEGLKVGSEEYLHPVKGKIRPIQINYGSLIEPVIEDLSRKISEQLQVSLKLPSRYVAVKLMEQDKEIEKYLMNHFTKGAYLISYRDYLLKVLNEKLRHEDDVETIMTDQRYGFISGALRETYTPARVHLESVTDKIDHIVTHHIWGFPFFLAIMLLMFECTFVLGAYPMDWLENLVGLLGGLLGNAMSDGPLKDLLIQGVIGGVGGVLVFLPNILILYLFISLMEDSGYMSRAAFIMDKVMHKMGLHGKSFIPLVMGFGCNVPAIMSTRTIESRKSRMITMLILPFMSCSARLPVYLLLAGAFFPNSAGLVLFSLYMFGILLAVISAKGLKSTYFKGEDVPFVMELPPYRIPTTRSVLIHMWTRAKQYLQKMGSVILLASIVIWFLGYFPNNTAKEQEVQNKIALVAADKNILPDQKLAIQDSLVHLQHTVQQENSYIGRIGQFTEPIIRPLGFDWKMGISLLSGLAAKEVVVSTLGVIYTGDADDSSEATEHLSERIKNDKQPDGSLSFSPLIAYNFMIFVLIYFPCIATIIAIGKESGSWKWSVFSAVYSCSLAWLICFIVYQIGNLPIFS from the coding sequence ATGAAACTATCAGAGCTTAAGACCGGAGAGAAGGCTGTCATAGAAAAAGTTGGAGGTAAAGGGCTTTTTCGTAAGCGCATCTTGGAGATGGGGTTTGTTCAGGGCAAAGAAGTCTCGGTAATACAGAGCGCTCCCCTGAAAGATCCTATATATTACAGGATTTTGGACTATAATGTATCATTGAGGCGTGAGGATGCCGCACTGATAGAAGTGAGGAAGATAGAAGATACTGCCAAGGATAGTCATACACACTTACCCTCGCCTTCGTCATACGCTACAGAAGAGTCATCTCCCGTACTTTCCGATCTTGAGTTTCTTTCCTCTCATCATTCATCCCGTACCAAGGGTACTATAAGGGTAGCCCTTATAGGAAATCCTAATTGCGGCAAAACCTCGCTTTTCAACCAAGCAAGCGGTGCGCATGAGCATGTCGGTAATTACAGTGGTGTCACTGTAGAAGCAAAGAGTGGCTATATCAATCATGCAGGCTACCGTATAGAGCTAATTGACTTGCCGGGGACTTATTCTTTGTCACCATATAGCCCCGAAGAGCTATACATCCGTGATTATCTCAGTGCAGAGACAAGGCCGGATATTGTACTCAATGTGGTGGATACTTGCAATCTTGAGAGAAACCTTTATCTCACAATGCAAGTGAAAGAGATGGGGCTGCCTATGGTGATGGCGCTTAATATGTTCGATGAGTTTAGCAAACGCAAAGAACGTTTTGATTATCCTGCTTTAGCCCAATTGTTGGGTATACCCATGATTCCCACGGTTTGCCGTAATGGCTTGGGACTTCAGGCTCTCTTCAATGAAGTTATCGATGTTTATGAAGGCCTCAAGGTAGGATCTGAGGAATATCTGCATCCCGTAAAAGGAAAGATTAGACCCATACAGATCAATTATGGAAGTCTTATTGAGCCCGTTATAGAAGATTTGTCACGTAAGATTTCCGAGCAGTTGCAAGTTTCGTTGAAATTGCCTTCACGCTATGTCGCCGTTAAACTGATGGAGCAGGACAAGGAGATTGAGAAATATCTGATGAATCACTTTACCAAAGGGGCATATCTTATATCTTACAGAGACTATTTGCTCAAAGTACTCAATGAGAAGCTACGTCATGAGGATGATGTAGAGACTATTATGACCGATCAGAGATACGGATTTATCTCCGGAGCACTCAGGGAGACTTATACACCTGCAAGAGTACACCTGGAGAGTGTAACGGACAAGATAGATCACATTGTAACCCATCATATTTGGGGATTTCCTTTTTTTCTTGCCATCATGCTATTGATGTTCGAGTGTACATTTGTTTTGGGAGCATATCCTATGGATTGGCTGGAAAACCTTGTGGGGCTCTTGGGTGGATTACTTGGAAATGCCATGAGTGACGGGCCTCTCAAGGACTTGCTTATACAAGGAGTTATAGGAGGTGTAGGAGGTGTTTTGGTCTTCTTGCCCAATATCCTTATTTTGTACCTTTTCATATCCTTGATGGAGGATTCCGGGTATATGTCTCGTGCAGCCTTTATTATGGATAAGGTAATGCATAAAATGGGCCTGCACGGCAAATCATTTATTCCACTTGTAATGGGCTTTGGTTGCAATGTTCCGGCAATCATGTCTACACGTACCATAGAAAGTCGTAAGAGTCGTATGATAACGATGCTCATCCTGCCTTTTATGAGCTGTTCGGCTCGTTTGCCGGTTTATCTTTTGCTTGCAGGAGCCTTTTTCCCAAACTCTGCAGGGCTTGTTTTGTTTAGTCTTTACATGTTTGGGATTTTACTTGCGGTGATTTCTGCAAAAGGTCTCAAGAGCACATATTTCAAAGGAGAGGATGTCCCATTCGTAATGGAATTGCCTCCTTATCGTATTCCCACAACCCGCTCAGTACTTATCCATATGTGGACGAGAGCCAAGCAGTATCTCCAAAAAATGGGATCCGTAATCTTGCTGGCATCTATCGTAATCTGGTTTTTGGGATATTTCCCCAATAACACAGCGAAGGAGCAGGAAGTGCAAAATAAGATTGCATTGGTAGCTGCGGACAAAAACATATTACCTGATCAAAAATTAGCAATACAGGATAGCTTAGTACATCTGCAACATACGGTTCAGCAGGAAAATTCGTATATTGGACGGATAGGGCAATTTACTGAACCTATAATTAGACCCTTGGGTTTTGATTGGAAAATGGGTATCAGCCTTCTTTCCGGTTTGGCTGCAAAAGAAGTTGTTGTAAGTACTTTGGGGGTTATATACACCGGGGATGCCGATGATTCCTCTGAAGCTACTGAACACCTGAGCGAAAGAATCAAGAATGACAAGCAACCTGACGGTAGCCTCTCTTTCTCACCTCTCATTGCTTATAATTTCATGATATTTGTGCTCATATATTTCCCTTGTATTGCTACTATTATCGCTATTGGGAAAGAGTCCGGCAGTTGGAAGTGGAGTGTGTTCTCTGCAGTGTATTCATGCTCTTTGGCATGGCTGATATGTTTTATAGTTTATCAAATAGGTAATCTTCCGATATTTTCATGA
- a CDS encoding FeoB-associated Cys-rich membrane protein, which translates to MSIQYIIVIIIGLVALYFLIRSIIRLFSSGKDGTCGGGCSGCDLSAPPKKKKDDTYKSLIMNKKKNK; encoded by the coding sequence ATGAGTATACAATATATAATAGTTATTATTATAGGCCTTGTGGCTCTGTATTTCCTGATACGATCCATTATTCGCCTTTTTTCCTCCGGCAAAGATGGCACTTGTGGCGGAGGATGTAGTGGTTGCGATTTGTCCGCACCGCCCAAGAAGAAAAAAGATGATACTTATAAAAGTTTAATAATGAATAAAAAGAAGAATAAGTAA
- a CDS encoding S9 family peptidase, whose translation MKQKRSIIAVLGAILLISSCNTSKKELKILKQSDFINPPVAKVQPDTFVNFGKQRIDPYFWMKNKENPDVISYIKEENKYTDTVMASTKDLQKDIYDEILGRIKEDDESYPVYSNGYYYYTRTTKGKQYKTYCRKKGALTAPEEIIFDVNELGKGKSAFIFRGYSVSPDNSKVAYFYNESGSFAEFMLKIKDLNTNKEIGFTVKGATSCVWANDNETLFYSTIDESLRSNKIFRQKLSDPNPVLVFEEKDPKFSCSVSRDKLKKHIFISSSSSTTSEERFVSADKPTDNFKIFMPRVQDVTYSVSVHHDKFFIYYKDKTNLNGMIYTAPLTGYEKKDNWTLYMPHDKNTRIDGLDVYKDFVAIELRKDGLTQIKIRDVAGKDINMIEFPEPVYSVSVGGNPEYDATKIRYSYSSLNRPVTLYEYDMATAKTEKLKQQEVSSGFNPDDYVVERVWAKAKDGVSVPMAVLYKKSLKKDGSNPALIYSYGSYGSTSDADFNLSIFSLVDRGFVYAIAQIRGGSDMGEQWYEDGKLLHKMNTFNDFIACSEKLIADKYTSAPKLAAMGGSAGGLLMGAIANMRPDLYQTIVAQVPFVDVINTMLDDTLPLTTGEYEEWGNPNEEEYFNYMYSYSPYDNIKKQNYPNMLVTGGLNDSQVLFHEPTKYVAKLRTMKTDNNILLLHMNMDSGHGGATGRYDSIKDIAFEYAFILNRVGINK comes from the coding sequence ATGAAACAAAAAAGATCCATTATTGCTGTATTGGGTGCTATACTGCTTATTTCGTCGTGCAATACATCAAAAAAAGAATTGAAAATATTGAAACAGTCTGATTTTATTAATCCGCCGGTTGCCAAAGTGCAACCCGATACGTTTGTCAATTTTGGCAAACAACGTATCGACCCTTATTTTTGGATGAAAAATAAGGAAAATCCAGATGTAATTTCTTACATAAAGGAAGAAAACAAGTATACTGATACTGTGATGGCATCGACCAAAGACCTACAAAAGGATATCTATGATGAGATACTTGGTCGCATCAAAGAAGATGATGAGAGCTATCCTGTTTACAGTAACGGATATTATTACTATACCCGCACCACCAAGGGCAAGCAATACAAGACTTATTGCCGCAAGAAAGGTGCACTCACTGCTCCCGAAGAGATAATATTCGATGTCAATGAGCTTGGCAAAGGAAAGAGTGCCTTTATTTTCAGGGGTTACTCGGTAAGCCCGGACAATAGTAAGGTTGCTTATTTTTATAATGAAAGTGGTTCGTTTGCTGAGTTTATGCTTAAGATCAAAGATCTTAACACCAATAAAGAAATAGGTTTTACCGTTAAGGGAGCCACTTCATGTGTTTGGGCCAATGATAATGAGACGCTTTTCTATAGTACCATAGATGAGTCATTGCGCTCCAATAAAATATTCAGACAAAAGCTGTCGGATCCGAATCCTGTATTGGTCTTTGAGGAAAAAGACCCTAAATTTTCATGCAGTGTCTCCCGTGACAAACTCAAGAAGCACATTTTTATCTCTTCATCCAGCAGTACCACATCCGAAGAGCGTTTTGTAAGTGCCGACAAACCTACGGACAACTTCAAAATATTTATGCCTCGAGTACAGGATGTGACTTACTCCGTGTCTGTTCATCATGATAAATTCTTTATTTATTATAAAGACAAAACCAACCTCAATGGTATGATCTATACCGCACCATTGACCGGATACGAAAAGAAAGACAACTGGACGCTCTACATGCCTCATGACAAAAATACCAGAATAGATGGTTTGGATGTTTACAAGGATTTTGTTGCCATTGAGCTACGTAAAGATGGCCTTACGCAGATAAAAATCAGAGATGTTGCCGGTAAAGACATCAATATGATCGAGTTCCCCGAACCCGTTTACAGTGTATCAGTGGGGGGCAATCCTGAGTACGATGCTACCAAAATACGCTATTCTTACTCCTCGCTCAACAGGCCTGTAACTTTGTATGAATATGACATGGCTACAGCTAAAACGGAGAAGCTCAAGCAACAAGAAGTTTCTTCTGGATTCAATCCTGATGACTACGTTGTAGAGCGAGTATGGGCCAAAGCAAAGGATGGTGTGTCAGTACCCATGGCTGTTTTGTATAAGAAAAGCCTCAAGAAGGATGGTTCCAATCCCGCTCTTATATATTCATACGGAAGTTATGGTAGTACATCTGATGCAGACTTCAATCTTTCCATATTCAGCCTTGTAGATAGGGGCTTTGTATACGCTATAGCTCAGATCCGAGGTGGTAGTGATATGGGTGAACAGTGGTATGAAGATGGTAAATTGCTTCATAAAATGAATACCTTCAATGACTTTATAGCTTGTAGTGAGAAGCTGATTGCCGATAAATATACCTCAGCCCCCAAATTGGCTGCTATGGGAGGAAGTGCCGGTGGTTTGCTTATGGGTGCTATAGCAAACATGCGTCCTGACCTCTATCAAACTATAGTTGCTCAGGTTCCTTTTGTAGATGTGATCAATACTATGCTTGATGATACGCTACCCCTCACTACAGGTGAATATGAGGAGTGGGGAAATCCTAATGAAGAGGAATACTTCAATTATATGTACTCTTACTCTCCTTATGATAACATCAAGAAGCAAAACTATCCTAACATGTTAGTGACAGGGGGGCTCAATGACTCTCAAGTGTTATTCCACGAGCCTACTAAATACGTGGCTAAATTGCGCACAATGAAGACCGATAACAATATCTTATTGTTACATATGAATATGGATTCGGGTCATGGTGGTGCTACAGGGCGTTATGATAGTATCAAGGATATAGCTTTTGAATATGCTTTCATTCTCAATAGAGTGGGTATCAATAAGTAA